A region from the Sorex araneus isolate mSorAra2 chromosome 6, mSorAra2.pri, whole genome shotgun sequence genome encodes:
- the BRSK2 gene encoding serine/threonine-protein kinase BRSK2 isoform X5 — protein sequence MTSTGKDGGGAQYVGPYRLEKTLGKGQTGLVKLGIHCVTCQKVAIKIVNREKLSESVLMKVEREIAILKLIEHPHVLKLHDVYENKKYLYLVLEHVSGGELFDYLVKKGRLTPKEARKFFRQIISALDFCHSHSICHRDLKPENLLLDEKNNIRIADFGMASLQVGDSLLETSCGSPHYACPEVIRGEKYDGRKADVWSCGVILFALLVGALPFDDDNLRQLLEKVKRGVFHMPHFIPPDCQSLLRGMIEVDAARRLTLEHIQKHTWYIGGKNEPEPEQPAPRKVQIRSLPSLEDIDPDVLDSMHSLGCFRDRNKLLQDLLSEEENQEKMIYFLLLDRKERYPSHEDEDLPPRNETDPPRKRVDSPMLNRHGKRRPERKSMEVLSVTDGGSPVPARRAIEMAQHSQSKTLFSKSLDIAEAHPQFSKDDRSRSISGASSGLSTSPLTSPRVTPHPSPRGSPLPTPKGTPVHTPKDSPAGTPTPTPPSSPSVGGVPWRTRLNSIKNSFLGSPRFHRRKLQVPTPEEMSNLTPESSPELAKKSWFGNFISLEKEEQIFVVIKDKPLSSIKADIVHAFLSIPSLGHSVISQTSFRAEYKASGGPAVFQKPVRFQVDITYTEGGEAQKENGIYSVTFTLLSGPSRRFKRVVETIQTQLLSSHSPPAAPHLSDEKNGQAAQAPSTPNKRSAHGQLGDSAAAGPGPGGDAEYPTGTDTARMGPPAARREQP from the exons ATGACATCGACGGGGAAGGACGGCGGCGGGGCGCAGTATGTGGGGCCCTACCGGCTGGAGAAGACGCTGGGCAAGGGGCAGACGG GCCTTGTGAAGCTGGGGATTCACTGTGTCACGTGCCAGAAGGTGGCCATCAAGATAGTCAACCGGGAGAAGCTCAGCGAGTCTGTGCTGATGAAG GTGGAGCGGGAAATCGCCATCCTGAAGCTCATTGAGCATCCTCACGTTCTGAAGCTGCACGACGTGTAtgagaacaaaaaatattt GTACCTGGTGCTGGAGCACGTGTCCGGAGGGGAGCTCTTCGATTACCTGGTCAAGAAGGGGCGTCTCACCCCCAAGGAGGCCCGCAAGTTCTTCCGGCAGATCATCTCCGCCCTCGACTTCTGCCACAGCCACTCAATATG CCACAGAGACCTGAAGCCCGAGAACCTGCTGCTCGACGAGAAGAACAACATCCGCATCGCCGACTTCGGCATGGCCTCGCTGCAGGTCGGGGACAGCTTGCTGGAGACCAGCTGCGG GTCCCCCCACTATGCCTGCCCTGAGGTCATCCGG GGGGAGAAGTATGACGGCCGCAAGGCAGATGTGTGGAGCTGTGGTGTCATCCTCTTTGCCTTGCTGGTG GGGGCTCTGCCCTTCGATGATGACAACCTGCGGCAGCTTCTGGAGAAGGTCAAGCGGGGCGTGTTCCACATGCCGCACTTCATCCCGCCCGACTGCCAGAGCTTGCTGCGCGGCATGATCGAGGTGGACGCCGCTCGGCGCCTCACG CTAGAGCACATTCAGAAACACACATGGTATAT AGGGGGCAAGAACGAGCCCGAGCCGGAGCAGCCTGCCCCGCGCAAGGTGCAGATCCGCTCGCTGCCCAGCCTGGAGGACATCGACCCCGACGTGCTAGACAGCATGCACTCGCTCGGCTGCTTCCGTGACCGCAACAAGCTGCTCCAGGACCTGCTCTCTGAGGA GGAGAACCAGGAGAAGATGATCTACTTCCTCCTCCTGGACCGGAAGGAAAGGTACCCCAGCCATGAGGACGAGGACCTGCCTCCCCGGAACGAAACAG ACCCCCCTCGGAAGCGTGTGGACTCCCCGATGCTGAACCGGCATGGCAAGCGGAGGCCTGAGCGCAAGTCCATGGAGGTGCTGAGTGTGACTGACGGCGGCTCCCCGGTACCCGCACGCCGTGCCATCGAGATGGCCCAGCACAGCCAGAG TAAGACATTGTTCAGTAAAAGCCTGGATATCGCTGAAGCCCACCCCCAATTCAGCAAAGACGACAG GTCCAGGTCTATCAGCGGCGCCTCCTCGGGCCTCTCCACCAGCCCCCTGACCAGTCCTCGG GTGACCCCTCATCCCTCTCCGAGGGGcagtcccctccccactcccaaggGGACGCCGGTGCACACGCCCAAGGACAGCCCAGCAGGCACGCCCACTCCCacgcccccctccagccccagcgttGGGGGCGTACCCTGGAGGACGCGTCTCAACTCCATCAAGAACAGCTTCCTGGGGTCCCCACGTTTCCACCGCCGGAAACTGCAAG TGCCGACGCCAGAGGAGATGTCCAACCTGACGCCAGAATCGTCCCCCGA GCTGGCCAAAAAGTCGTGGTTCGGGAACTTCATCAGcctggagaaggaggagcagatTTTTGTGGTCATCAAGGACAAGCCCCTGAGCTCCATCAAAGCGGACATTGTGCATGCCTTCCTGTCG ATCCCCAGCCTCGGCCACAGCGTCATCTCACAGACGAGCTTCcgggccgagtacaaggcaagcggGGGCCCAGCCGTGTTTCAGAAGCCGGTCAGGTTCCAGGTGGACATCACATACACGGAGGGCGGGGAGGCGCAGAAGGAGAATGGCATCTACTCCGTGACCTTCACGCTGCTCTCAG gccccagccgcCGCTTCAAGAGGGTGGTGGAGACCATCCAGACACAGCTGCTGAGCTCACAcagcccgcccgccgccccgcaccTGTCAG
- the BRSK2 gene encoding serine/threonine-protein kinase BRSK2 isoform X7 — translation MTSTGKDGGGAQYVGPYRLEKTLGKGQTGLVKLGIHCVTCQKVAIKIVNREKLSESVLMKVEREIAILKLIEHPHVLKLHDVYENKKYLYLVLEHVSGGELFDYLVKKGRLTPKEARKFFRQIISALDFCHSHSICHRDLKPENLLLDEKNNIRIADFGMASLQVGDSLLETSCGSPHYACPEVIRGEKYDGRKADVWSCGVILFALLVGALPFDDDNLRQLLEKVKRGVFHMPHFIPPDCQSLLRGMIEVDAARRLTLEHIQKHTWYIGGKNEPEPEQPAPRKVQIRSLPSLEDIDPDVLDSMHSLGCFRDRNKLLQDLLSEEENQEKMIYFLLLDRKERYPSHEDEDLPPRNETDPPRKRVDSPMLNRHGKRRPERKSMEVLSVTDGGSPVPARRAIEMAQHSQSKTLFSKSLDIAEAHPQFSKDDRSRSISGASSGLSTSPLTSPRVTPHPSPRGSPLPTPKGTPVHTPKDSPAGTPTPTPPSSPSVGGVPWRTRLNSIKNSFLGSPRFHRRKLQVPTPEEMSNLTPESSPELAKKSWFGNFISLEKEEQIFVVIKDKPLSSIKADIVHAFLSIPSLGHSVISQTSFRAEYKASGGPAVFQKPVRFQVDITYTEGGEAQKENGIYSVTFTLLSGPSRRFKRVVETIQTQLLSSHSPPAAPHLSEPPPPAPGLSRGAGLKGQKVATSYESSL, via the exons ATGACATCGACGGGGAAGGACGGCGGCGGGGCGCAGTATGTGGGGCCCTACCGGCTGGAGAAGACGCTGGGCAAGGGGCAGACGG GCCTTGTGAAGCTGGGGATTCACTGTGTCACGTGCCAGAAGGTGGCCATCAAGATAGTCAACCGGGAGAAGCTCAGCGAGTCTGTGCTGATGAAG GTGGAGCGGGAAATCGCCATCCTGAAGCTCATTGAGCATCCTCACGTTCTGAAGCTGCACGACGTGTAtgagaacaaaaaatattt GTACCTGGTGCTGGAGCACGTGTCCGGAGGGGAGCTCTTCGATTACCTGGTCAAGAAGGGGCGTCTCACCCCCAAGGAGGCCCGCAAGTTCTTCCGGCAGATCATCTCCGCCCTCGACTTCTGCCACAGCCACTCAATATG CCACAGAGACCTGAAGCCCGAGAACCTGCTGCTCGACGAGAAGAACAACATCCGCATCGCCGACTTCGGCATGGCCTCGCTGCAGGTCGGGGACAGCTTGCTGGAGACCAGCTGCGG GTCCCCCCACTATGCCTGCCCTGAGGTCATCCGG GGGGAGAAGTATGACGGCCGCAAGGCAGATGTGTGGAGCTGTGGTGTCATCCTCTTTGCCTTGCTGGTG GGGGCTCTGCCCTTCGATGATGACAACCTGCGGCAGCTTCTGGAGAAGGTCAAGCGGGGCGTGTTCCACATGCCGCACTTCATCCCGCCCGACTGCCAGAGCTTGCTGCGCGGCATGATCGAGGTGGACGCCGCTCGGCGCCTCACG CTAGAGCACATTCAGAAACACACATGGTATAT AGGGGGCAAGAACGAGCCCGAGCCGGAGCAGCCTGCCCCGCGCAAGGTGCAGATCCGCTCGCTGCCCAGCCTGGAGGACATCGACCCCGACGTGCTAGACAGCATGCACTCGCTCGGCTGCTTCCGTGACCGCAACAAGCTGCTCCAGGACCTGCTCTCTGAGGA GGAGAACCAGGAGAAGATGATCTACTTCCTCCTCCTGGACCGGAAGGAAAGGTACCCCAGCCATGAGGACGAGGACCTGCCTCCCCGGAACGAAACAG ACCCCCCTCGGAAGCGTGTGGACTCCCCGATGCTGAACCGGCATGGCAAGCGGAGGCCTGAGCGCAAGTCCATGGAGGTGCTGAGTGTGACTGACGGCGGCTCCCCGGTACCCGCACGCCGTGCCATCGAGATGGCCCAGCACAGCCAGAG TAAGACATTGTTCAGTAAAAGCCTGGATATCGCTGAAGCCCACCCCCAATTCAGCAAAGACGACAG GTCCAGGTCTATCAGCGGCGCCTCCTCGGGCCTCTCCACCAGCCCCCTGACCAGTCCTCGG GTGACCCCTCATCCCTCTCCGAGGGGcagtcccctccccactcccaaggGGACGCCGGTGCACACGCCCAAGGACAGCCCAGCAGGCACGCCCACTCCCacgcccccctccagccccagcgttGGGGGCGTACCCTGGAGGACGCGTCTCAACTCCATCAAGAACAGCTTCCTGGGGTCCCCACGTTTCCACCGCCGGAAACTGCAAG TGCCGACGCCAGAGGAGATGTCCAACCTGACGCCAGAATCGTCCCCCGA GCTGGCCAAAAAGTCGTGGTTCGGGAACTTCATCAGcctggagaaggaggagcagatTTTTGTGGTCATCAAGGACAAGCCCCTGAGCTCCATCAAAGCGGACATTGTGCATGCCTTCCTGTCG ATCCCCAGCCTCGGCCACAGCGTCATCTCACAGACGAGCTTCcgggccgagtacaaggcaagcggGGGCCCAGCCGTGTTTCAGAAGCCGGTCAGGTTCCAGGTGGACATCACATACACGGAGGGCGGGGAGGCGCAGAAGGAGAATGGCATCTACTCCGTGACCTTCACGCTGCTCTCAG gccccagccgcCGCTTCAAGAGGGTGGTGGAGACCATCCAGACACAGCTGCTGAGCTCACAcagcccgcccgccgccccgcaccTGTCAG AACCCCCCCCACCAGCGCCAGGACTAAGCCGAGGCGCTGGGCTTAAGGGCCAGAAGGTGGCCACCAGCTACGAGAGTAGCCTCTGA
- the BRSK2 gene encoding serine/threonine-protein kinase BRSK2 isoform X10: MTSTGKDGGGAQYVGPYRLEKTLGKGQTGLVKLGIHCVTCQKVAIKIVNREKLSESVLMKVEREIAILKLIEHPHVLKLHDVYENKKYLYLVLEHVSGGELFDYLVKKGRLTPKEARKFFRQIISALDFCHSHSICHRDLKPENLLLDEKNNIRIADFGMASLQVGDSLLETSCGSPHYACPEVIRGEKYDGRKADVWSCGVILFALLVGALPFDDDNLRQLLEKVKRGVFHMPHFIPPDCQSLLRGMIEVDAARRLTLEHIQKHTWYIGGKNEPEPEQPAPRKVQIRSLPSLEDIDPDVLDSMHSLGCFRDRNKLLQDLLSEEENQEKMIYFLLLDRKERYPSHEDEDLPPRNETDPPRKRVDSPMLNRHGKRRPERKSMEVLSVTDGGSPVPARRAIEMAQHSQSKTLFSKSLDIAEAHPQFSKDDRSRSISGASSGLSTSPLTSPRVTPHPSPRGSPLPTPKGTPVHTPKDSPAGTPTPTPPSSPSVGGVPWRTRLNSIKNSFLGSPRFHRRKLQVPTPEEMSNLTPESSPELAKKSWFGNFISLEKEEQIFVVIKDKPLSSIKADIVHAFLSIPSLGHSVISQTSFRAEYKASGGPAVFQKPVRFQVDITYTEGGEAQKENGIYSVTFTLLSGPSRRFKRVVETIQTQLLSSHSPPAAPHLSGIAPKS; this comes from the exons ATGACATCGACGGGGAAGGACGGCGGCGGGGCGCAGTATGTGGGGCCCTACCGGCTGGAGAAGACGCTGGGCAAGGGGCAGACGG GCCTTGTGAAGCTGGGGATTCACTGTGTCACGTGCCAGAAGGTGGCCATCAAGATAGTCAACCGGGAGAAGCTCAGCGAGTCTGTGCTGATGAAG GTGGAGCGGGAAATCGCCATCCTGAAGCTCATTGAGCATCCTCACGTTCTGAAGCTGCACGACGTGTAtgagaacaaaaaatattt GTACCTGGTGCTGGAGCACGTGTCCGGAGGGGAGCTCTTCGATTACCTGGTCAAGAAGGGGCGTCTCACCCCCAAGGAGGCCCGCAAGTTCTTCCGGCAGATCATCTCCGCCCTCGACTTCTGCCACAGCCACTCAATATG CCACAGAGACCTGAAGCCCGAGAACCTGCTGCTCGACGAGAAGAACAACATCCGCATCGCCGACTTCGGCATGGCCTCGCTGCAGGTCGGGGACAGCTTGCTGGAGACCAGCTGCGG GTCCCCCCACTATGCCTGCCCTGAGGTCATCCGG GGGGAGAAGTATGACGGCCGCAAGGCAGATGTGTGGAGCTGTGGTGTCATCCTCTTTGCCTTGCTGGTG GGGGCTCTGCCCTTCGATGATGACAACCTGCGGCAGCTTCTGGAGAAGGTCAAGCGGGGCGTGTTCCACATGCCGCACTTCATCCCGCCCGACTGCCAGAGCTTGCTGCGCGGCATGATCGAGGTGGACGCCGCTCGGCGCCTCACG CTAGAGCACATTCAGAAACACACATGGTATAT AGGGGGCAAGAACGAGCCCGAGCCGGAGCAGCCTGCCCCGCGCAAGGTGCAGATCCGCTCGCTGCCCAGCCTGGAGGACATCGACCCCGACGTGCTAGACAGCATGCACTCGCTCGGCTGCTTCCGTGACCGCAACAAGCTGCTCCAGGACCTGCTCTCTGAGGA GGAGAACCAGGAGAAGATGATCTACTTCCTCCTCCTGGACCGGAAGGAAAGGTACCCCAGCCATGAGGACGAGGACCTGCCTCCCCGGAACGAAACAG ACCCCCCTCGGAAGCGTGTGGACTCCCCGATGCTGAACCGGCATGGCAAGCGGAGGCCTGAGCGCAAGTCCATGGAGGTGCTGAGTGTGACTGACGGCGGCTCCCCGGTACCCGCACGCCGTGCCATCGAGATGGCCCAGCACAGCCAGAG TAAGACATTGTTCAGTAAAAGCCTGGATATCGCTGAAGCCCACCCCCAATTCAGCAAAGACGACAG GTCCAGGTCTATCAGCGGCGCCTCCTCGGGCCTCTCCACCAGCCCCCTGACCAGTCCTCGG GTGACCCCTCATCCCTCTCCGAGGGGcagtcccctccccactcccaaggGGACGCCGGTGCACACGCCCAAGGACAGCCCAGCAGGCACGCCCACTCCCacgcccccctccagccccagcgttGGGGGCGTACCCTGGAGGACGCGTCTCAACTCCATCAAGAACAGCTTCCTGGGGTCCCCACGTTTCCACCGCCGGAAACTGCAAG TGCCGACGCCAGAGGAGATGTCCAACCTGACGCCAGAATCGTCCCCCGA GCTGGCCAAAAAGTCGTGGTTCGGGAACTTCATCAGcctggagaaggaggagcagatTTTTGTGGTCATCAAGGACAAGCCCCTGAGCTCCATCAAAGCGGACATTGTGCATGCCTTCCTGTCG ATCCCCAGCCTCGGCCACAGCGTCATCTCACAGACGAGCTTCcgggccgagtacaaggcaagcggGGGCCCAGCCGTGTTTCAGAAGCCGGTCAGGTTCCAGGTGGACATCACATACACGGAGGGCGGGGAGGCGCAGAAGGAGAATGGCATCTACTCCGTGACCTTCACGCTGCTCTCAG gccccagccgcCGCTTCAAGAGGGTGGTGGAGACCATCCAGACACAGCTGCTGAGCTCACAcagcccgcccgccgccccgcaccTGTCAG
- the BRSK2 gene encoding serine/threonine-protein kinase BRSK2 isoform X3 — MTSTGKDGGGAQYVGPYRLEKTLGKGQTGLVKLGIHCVTCQKVAIKIVNREKLSESVLMKVEREIAILKLIEHPHVLKLHDVYENKKYLYLVLEHVSGGELFDYLVKKGRLTPKEARKFFRQIISALDFCHSHSICHRDLKPENLLLDEKNNIRIADFGMASLQVGDSLLETSCGSPHYACPEVIRGEKYDGRKADVWSCGVILFALLVGALPFDDDNLRQLLEKVKRGVFHMPHFIPPDCQSLLRGMIEVDAARRLTLEHIQKHTWYIGGKNEPEPEQPAPRKVQIRSLPSLEDIDPDVLDSMHSLGCFRDRNKLLQDLLSEEENQEKMIYFLLLDRKERYPSHEDEDLPPRNETDPPRKRVDSPMLNRHGKRRPERKSMEVLSVTDGGSPVPARRAIEMAQHSQSKTLFSKSLDIAEAHPQFSKDDRSRSISGASSGLSTSPLTSPRVTPHPSPRGSPLPTPKGTPVHTPKDSPAGTPTPTPPSSPSVGGVPWRTRLNSIKNSFLGSPRFHRRKLQVPTPEEMSNLTPESSPELAKKSWFGNFISLEKEEQIFVVIKDKPLSSIKADIVHAFLSIPSLGHSVISQTSFRAEYKASGGPAVFQKPVRFQVDITYTEGGEAQKENGIYSVTFTLLSGPSRRFKRVVETIQTQLLSSHSPPAAPHLSDTTNCMEMMTGRLSKCDEKNGQAAQAPSTPNKRSAHGQLGDSAAAGPGPGGDAEYPTGTDTARMGPPAARREQP; from the exons ATGACATCGACGGGGAAGGACGGCGGCGGGGCGCAGTATGTGGGGCCCTACCGGCTGGAGAAGACGCTGGGCAAGGGGCAGACGG GCCTTGTGAAGCTGGGGATTCACTGTGTCACGTGCCAGAAGGTGGCCATCAAGATAGTCAACCGGGAGAAGCTCAGCGAGTCTGTGCTGATGAAG GTGGAGCGGGAAATCGCCATCCTGAAGCTCATTGAGCATCCTCACGTTCTGAAGCTGCACGACGTGTAtgagaacaaaaaatattt GTACCTGGTGCTGGAGCACGTGTCCGGAGGGGAGCTCTTCGATTACCTGGTCAAGAAGGGGCGTCTCACCCCCAAGGAGGCCCGCAAGTTCTTCCGGCAGATCATCTCCGCCCTCGACTTCTGCCACAGCCACTCAATATG CCACAGAGACCTGAAGCCCGAGAACCTGCTGCTCGACGAGAAGAACAACATCCGCATCGCCGACTTCGGCATGGCCTCGCTGCAGGTCGGGGACAGCTTGCTGGAGACCAGCTGCGG GTCCCCCCACTATGCCTGCCCTGAGGTCATCCGG GGGGAGAAGTATGACGGCCGCAAGGCAGATGTGTGGAGCTGTGGTGTCATCCTCTTTGCCTTGCTGGTG GGGGCTCTGCCCTTCGATGATGACAACCTGCGGCAGCTTCTGGAGAAGGTCAAGCGGGGCGTGTTCCACATGCCGCACTTCATCCCGCCCGACTGCCAGAGCTTGCTGCGCGGCATGATCGAGGTGGACGCCGCTCGGCGCCTCACG CTAGAGCACATTCAGAAACACACATGGTATAT AGGGGGCAAGAACGAGCCCGAGCCGGAGCAGCCTGCCCCGCGCAAGGTGCAGATCCGCTCGCTGCCCAGCCTGGAGGACATCGACCCCGACGTGCTAGACAGCATGCACTCGCTCGGCTGCTTCCGTGACCGCAACAAGCTGCTCCAGGACCTGCTCTCTGAGGA GGAGAACCAGGAGAAGATGATCTACTTCCTCCTCCTGGACCGGAAGGAAAGGTACCCCAGCCATGAGGACGAGGACCTGCCTCCCCGGAACGAAACAG ACCCCCCTCGGAAGCGTGTGGACTCCCCGATGCTGAACCGGCATGGCAAGCGGAGGCCTGAGCGCAAGTCCATGGAGGTGCTGAGTGTGACTGACGGCGGCTCCCCGGTACCCGCACGCCGTGCCATCGAGATGGCCCAGCACAGCCAGAG TAAGACATTGTTCAGTAAAAGCCTGGATATCGCTGAAGCCCACCCCCAATTCAGCAAAGACGACAG GTCCAGGTCTATCAGCGGCGCCTCCTCGGGCCTCTCCACCAGCCCCCTGACCAGTCCTCGG GTGACCCCTCATCCCTCTCCGAGGGGcagtcccctccccactcccaaggGGACGCCGGTGCACACGCCCAAGGACAGCCCAGCAGGCACGCCCACTCCCacgcccccctccagccccagcgttGGGGGCGTACCCTGGAGGACGCGTCTCAACTCCATCAAGAACAGCTTCCTGGGGTCCCCACGTTTCCACCGCCGGAAACTGCAAG TGCCGACGCCAGAGGAGATGTCCAACCTGACGCCAGAATCGTCCCCCGA GCTGGCCAAAAAGTCGTGGTTCGGGAACTTCATCAGcctggagaaggaggagcagatTTTTGTGGTCATCAAGGACAAGCCCCTGAGCTCCATCAAAGCGGACATTGTGCATGCCTTCCTGTCG ATCCCCAGCCTCGGCCACAGCGTCATCTCACAGACGAGCTTCcgggccgagtacaaggcaagcggGGGCCCAGCCGTGTTTCAGAAGCCGGTCAGGTTCCAGGTGGACATCACATACACGGAGGGCGGGGAGGCGCAGAAGGAGAATGGCATCTACTCCGTGACCTTCACGCTGCTCTCAG gccccagccgcCGCTTCAAGAGGGTGGTGGAGACCATCCAGACACAGCTGCTGAGCTCACAcagcccgcccgccgccccgcaccTGTCAG
- the BRSK2 gene encoding serine/threonine-protein kinase BRSK2 isoform X2, with protein MTSTGKDGGGAQYVGPYRLEKTLGKGQTGLVKLGIHCVTCQKVAIKIVNREKLSESVLMKVEREIAILKLIEHPHVLKLHDVYENKKYLYLVLEHVSGGELFDYLVKKGRLTPKEARKFFRQIISALDFCHSHSICHRDLKPENLLLDEKNNIRIADFGMASLQVGDSLLETSCGSPHYACPEVIRGEKYDGRKADVWSCGVILFALLVGALPFDDDNLRQLLEKVKRGVFHMPHFIPPDCQSLLRGMIEVDAARRLTLEHIQKHTWYIGGKNEPEPEQPAPRKVQIRSLPSLEDIDPDVLDSMHSLGCFRDRNKLLQDLLSEEENQEKMIYFLLLDRKERYPSHEDEDLPPRNETDPPRKRVDSPMLNRHGKRRPERKSMEVLSVTDGGSPVPARRAIEMAQHSQSKTLFSKSLDIAEAHPQFSKDDRSRSISGASSGLSTSPLTSPRVTPHPSPRGSPLPTPKGTPVHTPKDSPAGTPTPTPPSSPSVGGVPWRTRLNSIKNSFLGSPRFHRRKLQVPTPEEMSNLTPESSPELAKKSWFGNFISLEKEEQIFVVIKDKPLSSIKADIVHAFLSIPSLGHSVISQTSFRAEYKASGGPAVFQKPVRFQVDITYTEGGEAQKENGIYSVTFTLLSGPSRRFKRVVETIQTQLLSSHSPPAAPHLSGSPLGNFFDVIKQLFSDEKNGQAAQAPSTPNKRSAHGQLGDSAAAGPGPGGDAEYPTGTDTARMGPPAARREQP; from the exons ATGACATCGACGGGGAAGGACGGCGGCGGGGCGCAGTATGTGGGGCCCTACCGGCTGGAGAAGACGCTGGGCAAGGGGCAGACGG GCCTTGTGAAGCTGGGGATTCACTGTGTCACGTGCCAGAAGGTGGCCATCAAGATAGTCAACCGGGAGAAGCTCAGCGAGTCTGTGCTGATGAAG GTGGAGCGGGAAATCGCCATCCTGAAGCTCATTGAGCATCCTCACGTTCTGAAGCTGCACGACGTGTAtgagaacaaaaaatattt GTACCTGGTGCTGGAGCACGTGTCCGGAGGGGAGCTCTTCGATTACCTGGTCAAGAAGGGGCGTCTCACCCCCAAGGAGGCCCGCAAGTTCTTCCGGCAGATCATCTCCGCCCTCGACTTCTGCCACAGCCACTCAATATG CCACAGAGACCTGAAGCCCGAGAACCTGCTGCTCGACGAGAAGAACAACATCCGCATCGCCGACTTCGGCATGGCCTCGCTGCAGGTCGGGGACAGCTTGCTGGAGACCAGCTGCGG GTCCCCCCACTATGCCTGCCCTGAGGTCATCCGG GGGGAGAAGTATGACGGCCGCAAGGCAGATGTGTGGAGCTGTGGTGTCATCCTCTTTGCCTTGCTGGTG GGGGCTCTGCCCTTCGATGATGACAACCTGCGGCAGCTTCTGGAGAAGGTCAAGCGGGGCGTGTTCCACATGCCGCACTTCATCCCGCCCGACTGCCAGAGCTTGCTGCGCGGCATGATCGAGGTGGACGCCGCTCGGCGCCTCACG CTAGAGCACATTCAGAAACACACATGGTATAT AGGGGGCAAGAACGAGCCCGAGCCGGAGCAGCCTGCCCCGCGCAAGGTGCAGATCCGCTCGCTGCCCAGCCTGGAGGACATCGACCCCGACGTGCTAGACAGCATGCACTCGCTCGGCTGCTTCCGTGACCGCAACAAGCTGCTCCAGGACCTGCTCTCTGAGGA GGAGAACCAGGAGAAGATGATCTACTTCCTCCTCCTGGACCGGAAGGAAAGGTACCCCAGCCATGAGGACGAGGACCTGCCTCCCCGGAACGAAACAG ACCCCCCTCGGAAGCGTGTGGACTCCCCGATGCTGAACCGGCATGGCAAGCGGAGGCCTGAGCGCAAGTCCATGGAGGTGCTGAGTGTGACTGACGGCGGCTCCCCGGTACCCGCACGCCGTGCCATCGAGATGGCCCAGCACAGCCAGAG TAAGACATTGTTCAGTAAAAGCCTGGATATCGCTGAAGCCCACCCCCAATTCAGCAAAGACGACAG GTCCAGGTCTATCAGCGGCGCCTCCTCGGGCCTCTCCACCAGCCCCCTGACCAGTCCTCGG GTGACCCCTCATCCCTCTCCGAGGGGcagtcccctccccactcccaaggGGACGCCGGTGCACACGCCCAAGGACAGCCCAGCAGGCACGCCCACTCCCacgcccccctccagccccagcgttGGGGGCGTACCCTGGAGGACGCGTCTCAACTCCATCAAGAACAGCTTCCTGGGGTCCCCACGTTTCCACCGCCGGAAACTGCAAG TGCCGACGCCAGAGGAGATGTCCAACCTGACGCCAGAATCGTCCCCCGA GCTGGCCAAAAAGTCGTGGTTCGGGAACTTCATCAGcctggagaaggaggagcagatTTTTGTGGTCATCAAGGACAAGCCCCTGAGCTCCATCAAAGCGGACATTGTGCATGCCTTCCTGTCG ATCCCCAGCCTCGGCCACAGCGTCATCTCACAGACGAGCTTCcgggccgagtacaaggcaagcggGGGCCCAGCCGTGTTTCAGAAGCCGGTCAGGTTCCAGGTGGACATCACATACACGGAGGGCGGGGAGGCGCAGAAGGAGAATGGCATCTACTCCGTGACCTTCACGCTGCTCTCAG gccccagccgcCGCTTCAAGAGGGTGGTGGAGACCATCCAGACACAGCTGCTGAGCTCACAcagcccgcccgccgccccgcaccTGTCAG